One part of the Lotus japonicus ecotype B-129 chromosome 2, LjGifu_v1.2 genome encodes these proteins:
- the LOC130735998 gene encoding AT-hook motif nuclear-localized protein 28-like yields MALQHGMPMYLSPSFGHFGFHLQPPPSGLSPNQQAKPSSSAKRPVGRPPGSRNKPKPSMVISQDNYDMMPAIIEVGAGKDVMEVVAQLARLRNSSIMVVHAAGTISNVTLRNPKAEAPYSFIAHGPFVLLGLSGSYLIQSSGGVGFPSSQPSFIPNLSSSVIHPTFTISISSLQGEEFSGIVAGKVMAGNNGVTITAMFVQNLEYHSFSVVTEGDIMEEDIDNPRGSGVSGAHEGASGFEGGACASGFGMPGFIQN; encoded by the coding sequence ATGGCACTGCAGCATGGCATGCCAATGTACCTCTCTCCAAGTTTTGGACACTTCGGTTTCCACCTCCAGCCTCCACCCTCCGGCCTCAGCCCCAACCAGCAGGCAAAGCCCTCCTCTTCGGCCAAAAGGCCCGTCGGCCGGCCACCGGGCTCCAGGAACAAGCCAAAGCCCTCGATGGTCATCTCCCAGGACAACTACGACATGATGCCAGCAATCATCGAGGTCGGAGCTGGCAAGGACGTCATGGAGGTGGTGGCCCAGCTTGCCCGCCTCCGAAACTCCAGCATTATGGTGGTGCATGCGGCGGGCACTATTTCCAACGTGACTCTTAGGAACCCTAAGGCCGAAGCCCCTTATTCTTTCATCGCCCATGGACCCTTTGTTTTGTTGGGCCTCTCTGGCTCTTATTTGATACAATCTTCTGGTGGCGTTGGCTTTCCTTCTTCTCAGCCATCGTTCATCCCAAATCTATCTTCCTCTGTGATTCACCCCACCTTTACGATCTCCATCTCTAGCTTGCAGGGAGAAGAATTTAGTGGGATCGTTGCTGGGAAGGTCATGGCTGGGAATAATGGGGTCACTATTACGGCCATGTTTGTCCAGAACCTTGAGTATCATAGTTTTAGTGTCGTTACTGAAGGCGATATTATGGAAGAAGATATTGATAACCCTCGTGGTAGTGGTGTTAGTGGTGCTCATGAGGGTGCTAGTGGTTTTGAAGGCGGTGCTTGTGCTAGTGGTTTTGGCATGCCTGGTTTTATACAAAATTGA
- the LOC130735999 gene encoding uncharacterized protein LOC130735999 codes for MAKYAVSDAVKCRMLPSTFRSAAKEWFTNLPPGSIAKFRDFSSKFLDHFSARTIEDLFDIRQEERETLKQYVKRYSAISARFEELQPRVCVCAFKGGLSRGEFYCELSRELTCSMVEVRARAQDYILKEEIEAHKRKGERAAKVSLARKRIQDKEASREQRFGEAGRFIRKNKGQLLRPKTRDRKHWFPRREAKVSQRMRSQGCSNKELAKLLLEAEI; via the coding sequence ATGGCGAAGTACGCGGTTTCTGACGCTGTGAAATGCAGGATGCTTCCATCAACGTTTCGAAGTGCGGCAAAGGAATGGTTCACGAATCTGCCTCCAGGATCCATAGCTAAGTTCCGcgatttctcatcaaaattccttgaCCATTTCTCTGCAAGGACGATCGAGGATCTGTTTGATATTCGGCAGGAGGAACGTGAGACCTTGAAACAATATGTGAAACGATACAGTGCCATATCTGCGAGGTTCGAGGAATTGCAGCCACGCGTGTGCGTGTGCGCTTTCAAAGGCGGTCTGTCCCGGGGAGAATTTTATTGCGAGTTGAGTAGGGAGCTGACATGCTCAATGGTGGAAGTCCGCGCCCGAGCGCAGGACTACATCTTAAAAGAGGAAATTGAAGCGCACAAGAGGAAGGGCGAGCGAGCGGCAAAGGTGTCGCTGGCAAGGAAAAGGATACAAGATAAGGAAGCAAGTCGCGAGCAGAGGTTTGGGGAAGCTGGCCGGTTCATAAGGAAGAATAAAGGACAGCTACTCCGCCCGAAAACGAGGGATAGAAAGCACTGGTTCCCTCGCCGAGAAGCGAAGGTAAGCCAGCGAATGAGGTCGCAGGGATGCTCAAACAAGGAGTTAGCAAAGTTACTTCTCGAGGCGGAAATTTAG